A genomic segment from Planctomycetaceae bacterium encodes:
- a CDS encoding transposase translates to MGVPPMLPAWHGRLAHAPRVAWASRPCSPCGTGVSPMLPDGTGVPPTKGADYELIQQRQGACLPHWTRDEAAYAVNFRLADSMPQSVLEAWQNEREEIVKRAAAKGRQLTRQEQEDLDALYSEKVQAYLDAGHGDCHLRRPEVAAIVADALKHFDGIRYQLLAWCIMPNHVHLVVRPSAEFELSKSLHSLKSFTAHKANELLGREGPFWQSEYYDHLIRDEEDLWHSIEYAWKNPDKAGLQEWKWREKINWQEYEEQSQEHGRDAHATQQEHGRDAHATLILCGERATDGDTGQVGPAIAAWLDLPVVTYVSSIDPADGFVRVRRLVENGHEVLEADTPAVLTVVKEIGDPRLPTLAGKLRAKSLEIPVWTAADLDVDPARLGLAGSPTRVVKIFKPKVARQCQKLPAGDDASAARAVEQLVQLLRQRELIP, encoded by the coding sequence ATGGGCGTCCCGCCCATGCTTCCCGCGTGGCATGGGCGTCTCGCCCATGCTCCCCGTGTGGCATGGGCGTCTCGCCCATGCTCCCCCTGTGGCACGGGTGTCTCGCCCATGCTCCCCGATGGCACAGGCGTCCCGCCCACAAAGGGGGCGGATTACGAACTGATCCAGCAGCGACAAGGGGCCTGTCTGCCACATTGGACTCGTGACGAAGCGGCATACGCAGTGAACTTTCGGCTGGCTGACTCGATGCCTCAATCGGTCCTGGAAGCATGGCAGAACGAACGCGAGGAGATAGTTAAACGCGCCGCTGCCAAAGGGAGACAGTTGACGCGGCAGGAACAGGAGGATTTGGACGCGCTGTATTCCGAAAAGGTCCAGGCCTATCTCGACGCGGGGCATGGGGACTGCCACCTGCGGAGGCCAGAGGTGGCGGCTATCGTTGCCGATGCTTTGAAACACTTCGACGGCATCCGCTACCAACTGCTGGCCTGGTGCATCATGCCCAATCACGTGCATTTGGTTGTCAGGCCGTCGGCGGAGTTCGAATTGTCCAAGTCGCTCCACTCCTTAAAGTCGTTTACGGCGCACAAGGCTAATGAATTGCTTGGACGAGAAGGTCCCTTCTGGCAGAGCGAGTATTACGATCATCTCATTCGCGACGAGGAGGACCTGTGGCATTCGATCGAGTATGCCTGGAAGAACCCGGACAAAGCGGGACTGCAGGAGTGGAAATGGAGAGAAAAGATCAACTGGCAGGAGTATGAGGAACAGAGCCAAGAGCATGGGCGAGACGCCCATGCCACACAGCAAGAGCATGGGCGAGACGCCCATGCCACACTGATCCTCTGCGGCGAGCGGGCGACCGATGGGGACACGGGGCAGGTGGGGCCGGCGATTGCGGCCTGGCTCGATCTGCCGGTAGTAACGTATGTCTCGTCGATAGACCCCGCCGATGGTTTCGTGCGGGTGCGGCGGCTGGTCGAGAACGGCCACGAGGTGCTCGAGGCCGACACCCCGGCGGTGCTGACGGTCGTCAAGGAGATCGGTGACCCGCGCCTTCCGACGCTGGCGGGAAAACTGCGGGCCAAGAGCCTGGAGATTCCGGTCTGGACGGCGGCGGATCTGGATGTCGATCCGGCGCGGCTGGGGCTGGCCGGCTCGCCCACGCGCGTGGTGAAAATCTTCAAGCCCAAGGTCGCCCGCCAGTGCCAGAAGCTCCCCGCCGGCGACGACGCCTCAGCCGCCAGGGCGGTCGAACAGCTCGTGCAACTGCTGCGGCAGCGAGAGTTGATTCCATGA
- a CDS encoding SDR family NAD(P)-dependent oxidoreductase, with protein MTLDIATIAPMIRGALARPSGDADRPWNRVILTPAPEGATHNSVVRVSDADCADVSKLREVIKAQSAAPAAIEVEGVGTFAVERQEASDARPLENEVALVTGAAGAIGAGLCTALLDKGSRVVVTDLSGEKFQAFSADFSARYPDRVLAVAMDVTDAASVAAAFAKAAGVWGGVDIVIVNAGIAMVSKLTEMDVEKYRRTQEVNATGTLLTLAEAGRLMRRQGTGGDIVLVSTKNVFCPGAGFGAYSATKAASHQLGRIASLELADADVRVNMVAPDAIFGEGPYRSGLWAAVGPDRMKARGLDEAGLEEYYRGRNLLKAKVTARHVANAAMFFITRQTPTTGATIPVDGGLPDSTPR; from the coding sequence ATGACACTCGATATCGCGACAATCGCTCCCATGATCCGCGGCGCGCTGGCGAGGCCAAGCGGCGACGCCGACCGCCCCTGGAACCGCGTGATCCTCACCCCCGCGCCCGAGGGTGCCACGCACAACTCCGTTGTGCGTGTCTCTGACGCCGACTGCGCGGATGTGTCCAAGCTGCGGGAGGTGATCAAAGCTCAATCCGCCGCTCCGGCGGCAATTGAGGTCGAGGGCGTTGGCACGTTCGCGGTTGAGCGCCAAGAAGCTTCCGACGCCCGTCCGTTGGAGAACGAAGTGGCGCTGGTGACCGGGGCGGCCGGGGCCATCGGCGCCGGGCTGTGTACGGCGCTGCTGGACAAGGGCTCGCGGGTCGTCGTCACCGACCTGAGCGGCGAGAAGTTCCAGGCCTTCTCCGCCGACTTCTCCGCTCGATATCCCGACCGCGTGCTGGCCGTAGCGATGGACGTGACCGACGCGGCGAGCGTGGCTGCGGCGTTCGCCAAGGCCGCGGGCGTCTGGGGCGGCGTCGATATCGTCATCGTCAATGCCGGCATCGCGATGGTGTCCAAGCTCACCGAGATGGACGTCGAGAAGTACCGCCGCACGCAGGAAGTCAACGCCACCGGAACGCTGCTGACGCTGGCCGAGGCGGGGCGCCTGATGCGCCGCCAGGGCACCGGCGGCGATATCGTCCTGGTCTCGACCAAGAACGTCTTCTGCCCCGGCGCGGGCTTCGGGGCCTACAGCGCCACCAAGGCCGCCAGTCACCAACTCGGGCGCATCGCCAGCCTGGAACTGGCCGACGCCGACGTGCGGGTGAACATGGTCGCCCCCGACGCCATCTTCGGCGAAGGACCGTATCGCAGCGGACTTTGGGCGGCGGTCGGGCCCGACCGCATGAAGGCCCGAGGTCTCGACGAGGCAGGGCTGGAGGAATACTACCGCGGCCGCAACCTGCTCAAGGCCAAGGTGACCGCCCGCCACGTGGCCAACGCGGCGATGTTCTTCATCACCCGCCAGACGCCCACGACCGGCGCGACGATTCCCGTCGATGGCGGCCTGCCGGACTCCACGCCGCGATAG
- a CDS encoding ribulose-phosphate 3-epimerase: MTTKEQLVLACPTVSVGVLTADLLNLGGELAVLEQAGVPLVHIDVMDGVFCPQMTVGPGFIKALKTPLLKDVHLMIADPVDKLESFVAAGADIVTVHAETPHVHRSLQALGKMTNVNDPARGIVRGLGLNPGTPLSAVEPVIDELEMVVLLAVNPGFPAQSFIDATAARVEQLIEIINRSGRDVIVCVDGGIKKDNVKAVAAMGADLVVTGSAVFDGKAAPANAAFMLEAVRS, from the coding sequence ATGACCACCAAAGAACAACTGGTGCTTGCGTGCCCGACTGTCAGCGTCGGCGTCCTGACGGCCGACCTGCTTAACCTTGGCGGCGAACTGGCGGTGCTTGAACAGGCGGGCGTTCCGCTGGTGCACATCGACGTGATGGACGGCGTCTTCTGCCCGCAGATGACGGTGGGGCCGGGGTTCATCAAGGCCCTCAAGACGCCGCTGCTCAAGGATGTACACCTGATGATCGCCGACCCGGTCGACAAGCTCGAAAGCTTCGTCGCGGCCGGGGCCGACATCGTCACCGTCCACGCCGAAACCCCGCACGTACACCGCTCGCTGCAGGCTCTGGGCAAGATGACCAACGTCAACGACCCCGCCCGCGGGATCGTGCGCGGGCTGGGGCTCAACCCCGGCACGCCGCTGTCGGCCGTCGAGCCGGTCATCGACGAACTCGAGATGGTCGTGCTGCTGGCGGTGAATCCGGGCTTCCCCGCGCAGAGCTTTATCGACGCCACGGCCGCACGCGTGGAGCAGCTTATCGAAATAATCAACCGCAGCGGGCGCGACGTGATCGTCTGCGTCGACGGCGGGATCAAGAAAGACAACGTCAAAGCCGTCGCGGCAATGGGGGCCGACCTCGTCGTCACCGGCAGCGCCGTCTTCGATGGCAAAGCCGCCCCCGCCAACGCCGCGTTCATGCTGGAGGCCGTTCGATCATGA